The following DNA comes from Triticum aestivum cultivar Chinese Spring chromosome 3D, IWGSC CS RefSeq v2.1, whole genome shotgun sequence.
TTATAAGGTAAAATATAAGCAACGGCGCTAAGGTTGTCATGCTGTACCCGCATAGTTTTGGATTCTTACCTTGCAACTCATGCCCATAAATCAAGCAGTACTTTCAGAAAAACATTCGTGGTTTTCAATCTCTTTGGTCCTATTAGGTGTGAGCATGCCTGTTGAATTTTGCATTCATTTCAACGTCAACAGGCTAACATGAGCTTACGCTTAACAGGTCATGGTGGCAGTGATGGTCTGCACGGTTATGTTCCTTCTCTCGATTATGTCATAGAAGACATGGTAAGTCTCTGTCTGTCCACCTACTTCTACATTCTGTTCAAGGTTTTTCGATGGAAGGCACAAAGCTATTCTGTTCCTGATTGCTAATGTAATGCTATATTATCATCTCTGAACAGGAAGTACTTCTTGATAAAATTATGCTGGAGAATCCAGATGTTCCTTGTTTTCTACTCGGTCACTCCACTGGTGGAGCTGTTGTTTTGAAGGTATGGCTTGTCGAATTAAATTGCTTTTTCTCATCGGTATTTAGGCCAGATCTAGACACTGACCCTACTCCTCTGGGCCTGTGAACAATGGATACCCTGACGGCGGAGAATGGTGCAAAGCATTAACAAAATAGCCTGGTTGAAATGGTTTGGCTAACGATGCTCATTTAACGCTTAATTTTCTTGTTTCATGCGTGCTCATCACTGGCTGTCATCTTGCAGGCGTCGCTGTACGCCCATATCAGAACCAGACTGGAAGGAATCATCCTGACTTCACCAGCTGTGCGTGTAAAACCAGCGCATCCGATAGTTGGGGTAATATTACTATTCCGGTTTCCTATTATTATTCCGAATTATCCTGATTTGAGAACTTTTGATATTGTACGCTCATATCAAAAGCAGAGCTACTTTAGAAGCTCTGCTTTTGAATTCATCCACAAATCCAAAACTTAAAATTGGCCACACATATTTGTTTTACCTGCATGCCAAGTTGTGTTTCATCACTGAGACTTGCCTGAATCAATGCAGGCCGTGGCACCGATATTCTCTCTGATAGCACCCAAGTTCCAATTCAAGGGAGCCAACAAGCGCGGCATCCCGGTGTCGCGCGACCCCGCCGCACTGCTAGCGAAGTACTCTGACCCGCTGGTCTACACGGGGCCGATCAGGGTCCGTACGGGCCACGAGATCCTGCGCATCTCCTCCTACCTGCTGCACAACCTGAAGAAGGTGACGGTCCCGTTCGTGGTCCTGCACGGCACGGCGGACCGTGTGACGGACCCGCTGGCCTCGCGGGAGCTCTACACGGAGGCCGCGTCGAGGCACAAGGACCTGCGTCTGTACGAGGGGTTCCTCCACGACCTGCTCTTCGAGCCCGAGCGCGACGAGATCGCCGCCGACATCATCGGGTGGATGGACCGGACGCTCGGCCTGCAGGCCGTATGAAGGGTAGCTGTTGTCTGAAGATGGGGGAGGAGTTGAACACTCGTGTGCAGATCGCTCCAGTCACAGCCATGGGATTGCAGCCATGGGCTTCATGGCATGGCAAGACATGCATGATGGCTTTGGTCTGGTTCTTGATTG
Coding sequences within:
- the LOC123077713 gene encoding monoacylglycerol lipase, yielding MEMGGDEMMMTSGATGRIVPVFRSVLSRRALLRLAVALHSLFLWLLLLVGRRRRPDAASPAEPGRLGKARSRRRAAEEEDVRRRRALAEEVPMVEDDADADGRTCGTFVIAGARRNALFCRVWAPAAGAETRGILLIVHGLNEHSGRYLHFAEQLTSCGFGVYAMDWIGHGGSDGLHGYVPSLDYVIEDMEVLLDKIMLENPDVPCFLLGHSTGGAVVLKASLYAHIRTRLEGIILTSPAVRVKPAHPIVGAVAPIFSLIAPKFQFKGANKRGIPVSRDPAALLAKYSDPLVYTGPIRVRTGHEILRISSYLLHNLKKVTVPFVVLHGTADRVTDPLASRELYTEAASRHKDLRLYEGFLHDLLFEPERDEIAADIIGWMDRTLGLQAV